A single Primulina eburnea isolate SZY01 chromosome 11, ASM2296580v1, whole genome shotgun sequence DNA region contains:
- the LOC140805202 gene encoding GCN5-related N-acetyltransferase 4, chloroplastic-like: protein MQTINFGGLSVEKGNNLFSLCLNFKNLDRPFFSLSKISHLGVPTSFSSSFPTISGLCRASQVFEIFPTSPEIFVRDARIEDCWEVAETHCSSFFPEYSFPLDVVLRIDRLIGMLFGFSIPNGCKRTCMVAVAGSSGVDSFFMGHDDFKAGIFNGKHGQSKGYVIGILTVDTVADFLPRKGPLLQRRKGIAYISNIAVRQSYRRQGIAKMLIAKAEVKARSWGCRAIALHCDLQNLGAKSLYASLGFKCIKVPENATWPQPKTSPDMHFDFMMKLI from the exons ATGCAGACGATTAATTTTGGAGGGTTGTCTGTGGAAAAGGGCAATAACCTCTTCAGTCTTTGTCTCAACTTCAAGAATCTGGATCGTCCCTTTTTCTCACTTTCCAAGATTTCTCATTTGGGAGTGCCCACATCCTTCTCTTCTTCCTTTCCTACAATATCAG GTCTTTGTAGGGCTAGTCAAGTGTTTGAAATTTTCCCCACGTCTCCTGAAATCTTTGTTCGCGATGCCAGGATCGAAGACTGCTGGGAAGTGGCGGAGACACATTGCAGTTCCTTCTTCCCTGAATATTCTTTTCCTCTAGATGTTGTTTTGAGAATTGACAGGCTTATAGGTATGCTATTTGGATTTTCAATACCAAATGGCTGCAAAAGAACTTGCATGGTGGCTGTAGCTGGAAGTTCTGGTGTAGATTCATTCTTCATGGGGCATGATGATTTCAAAGCCGGAATTTTTAACGGAAAACATGGTCAAAGTAAAGGATATGTGATTGGAATTTTGACTGTGGACACCGTCGCTGATTTTCTTCCAAGAAAAGGACCTCTTCTTCAGAGAAG GAAAGGAATTGCTTACATATCAAACATTGCTGTCCGACAAAGCTACCGTAGACAGGGAATAGCAAAAATGCTAATAGCTAAAGCAGAGGTGAAAGCCAGAAGTTGGGGATGTCGGGCAATTGCATTACACTGCGACTTACAAAACCTTGGAGCCAAAAGTTTATATGCAAGTCTAGGCTTCAAATGTATTAAAGTGCCTGAAAATGCAACTTGGCCTCAGCCAAAAACCTCACCTGATATGCACTTCGACTTCATGATGAAACTTATTTGA